In a single window of the Delftia tsuruhatensis genome:
- a CDS encoding DNA repair ATPase — MSQPNPSSPSADTAGTAASAVDQAVASGGSYEVLAKRLEGQGQSLEALVRQLNEERLEEFGRSQMEVVGRMRVRTENNCLGRDIAQVGGYLLFGYNVFMGLKQSTRVEDVFVLYRLHEGEQGYEVTPVDLKDSFLGIQSFVQDFQELYAYYKNTRLMQLAVKGGKLLASFQIGERLSDVRVFRWSVPVDGQPIRYIDNRGERDIELPAPHDFEWQRAGREQLVQGRHPHINILDKVFVETLNGDLTIKVENNTNDGLGIYREPVQEKNQSLDDAVFEYAAVGSLILLKILPYREDQWRYLIYNTLSQQVVRVDAIGAACIQLPQDHGIIFPGGYYLQSGEHRAFEQNMQGMRYRRSIRSPNGEDVLYVFYEPESGRMALFKYNLIERALQPPLIGHGYARMDDGRIVIFAAESNEASRVHPMQVWRTPFASEDYAASQPQRDSFLGRIGNAELVSGISDLYSVRKEIAATEVSLPRYERLIDAARRLFERYHWMGAPQMKEVHETLLGIVATGDAVLDEYEKVESIRKASAQAMAEVSTRHGQLLKTLRLADWSSIGEYVDALTQLGQLRGQLMATRDLRYVDQAAIDAMVQGASEAQADVSRRTAGFIATEQAMQPYVEQLQALDQAAQAAATVVQINEPLARMAEMAAALDMLSELMGSLSIDDATQRTQVVDRISAIYARLNQVRARAEQRRSSLGGAENVAQFAAQLALFSQSIVSALGLAQTPEKCDEQLARLLVQLEEIESRFGEHEQFLGDIMAKREEVLESFEARRQALQDERQRKAQGVLDAALRIVQSLPKRTEKLASAEALHAFFAGDPLITKLKELAQRLREQLHDPVKADDIDGRVKNLRDQAFRVLQDRTELYEGDGAIIRLGRHRFSVGDQALELTLLPRNGELFLHLVGTEYFEPVDNPELAALQAYWDASTPAESPQFYRGEYLALEVVLAARQRRDGWSEARLGQLLPDEAALTQAIREFSAPRYREGYERGIHDHDAARILQVLLPLRDAAGVLRFAPDARALALLFWSAQAQVQQPQLAAAMAQWPLRAQQAQAMQQMFGSEAEQLSLRADISERLRAYAEERGLLRDLLPGQAAPADSEIDSLIHGAADYLQAELAQKAVRFSFSSYSQSAIAALQAAVQQQAQPLQRWEEIQAYWQGEDRHDKGVAPLAERWRSALHWLQTACRALGEEQTTAWLAYCGEAAAWLCCAGQLPCKVSSVDLRHEVPGLLGQHPRIADGRMWLQIDDLGQRAARHYRCFVPGFGRYQALRQQVLGDWRSRMRVEEFKARPLSSFVRNRLINEIYLPVIGDNLAKQIGVAGENKRTDQMGLLMMISPPGYGKTTLMEYVANRLGLIFMKINGPALGHSVRSLDPAQAPDATAAKELEKLNLALEMANNVMLYIDDIQHTHPEFLQKFISLSDGTRRIEGVWRGQTRTHDMRGKRFCVVMSGNPYTESGEVFKIPDMLANRADIYNLGDVLGGMQEVFKLSYIENSMTSNAVLAPMATRSLQDLYLLLDKAQGREVSGNALSHDYSSAELREIEAVLARMVQVRELVFKVNQQYIQSAAQDDGYRTEPAFRLQGSYRNMNKLAEKITPVMNDQEMQQMLADHYQGEAQMLTTGAEENLLKLAELRGAMGPEEAARWQQIKQQFLRRQAAGGANADAATRVTAQLVDLVAATRELAQARPQDSAGEAASRYHEDRQAAAGQAAQLHALLARLLQTQDAAGDSLQGIRELLALKAQATPAEPIRAAIDPAEERQRSGQMWGQLLAQSLAPLVTHLEQARRQQLGLHRVLMQVATRMQEQIDAQRTGRPVPAGAIRSEEIDKAFERMERGDAASAQ, encoded by the coding sequence ATGTCCCAACCGAACCCCTCGTCCCCATCCGCTGACACCGCCGGCACCGCAGCCTCCGCGGTGGACCAGGCGGTCGCCAGCGGCGGCTCCTATGAAGTGCTGGCCAAGCGCCTGGAGGGCCAGGGCCAGTCGCTGGAGGCGCTGGTGCGCCAGCTCAACGAAGAGCGGCTGGAGGAGTTCGGCCGCAGCCAGATGGAGGTCGTCGGGCGCATGCGCGTGCGCACCGAGAACAACTGCCTGGGCCGTGACATCGCCCAGGTCGGCGGCTACCTGCTGTTCGGCTACAACGTCTTCATGGGCCTGAAGCAGTCCACGCGCGTGGAGGACGTGTTCGTCCTCTACCGCCTGCACGAGGGAGAGCAGGGCTACGAGGTCACGCCCGTGGACCTCAAGGACAGCTTCCTGGGCATACAGAGCTTCGTGCAGGATTTCCAGGAGCTGTACGCCTACTACAAGAACACCCGGCTGATGCAGCTGGCCGTGAAGGGCGGCAAGCTGCTGGCTAGCTTCCAGATCGGCGAGCGCCTGTCCGACGTGCGCGTGTTCCGCTGGTCGGTCCCGGTCGATGGACAGCCCATCCGCTACATCGACAACCGGGGCGAGCGGGACATCGAGCTGCCCGCCCCGCATGACTTCGAGTGGCAGCGCGCCGGCCGCGAGCAACTGGTGCAGGGGCGCCATCCGCACATCAACATCCTGGACAAGGTCTTCGTCGAGACCCTGAACGGTGACCTGACCATCAAGGTCGAGAACAACACCAACGACGGCCTGGGGATCTACCGCGAGCCGGTCCAGGAGAAGAACCAGTCGCTGGACGATGCCGTGTTCGAGTACGCCGCCGTGGGCAGCCTGATCCTGCTGAAGATACTGCCCTACCGCGAAGACCAGTGGCGCTACCTGATCTACAACACGTTGTCGCAACAGGTGGTGCGGGTGGATGCCATCGGCGCGGCCTGCATCCAGCTGCCGCAGGACCACGGCATCATCTTCCCCGGTGGCTACTACCTGCAAAGCGGAGAGCACCGCGCCTTCGAGCAGAACATGCAGGGCATGCGCTACCGGCGCAGCATCCGTTCGCCGAACGGCGAGGACGTGCTCTACGTGTTCTACGAGCCCGAGAGCGGGCGCATGGCGCTGTTCAAGTACAACCTGATCGAGCGCGCCCTGCAGCCGCCCCTGATCGGCCATGGCTATGCCCGCATGGATGATGGCCGCATCGTGATCTTCGCGGCCGAAAGCAACGAGGCCTCGCGCGTGCACCCCATGCAGGTCTGGCGCACGCCGTTTGCGTCGGAGGACTACGCGGCAAGCCAGCCCCAGCGTGACAGCTTCCTGGGCCGCATCGGCAATGCCGAGCTGGTCAGCGGCATCTCCGACCTCTACAGCGTACGCAAGGAGATCGCGGCCACCGAAGTCTCGCTGCCGCGCTATGAGCGCCTGATCGATGCCGCGCGTCGCCTGTTCGAGCGTTACCACTGGATGGGCGCGCCGCAGATGAAGGAGGTGCACGAGACCTTGCTGGGCATCGTGGCCACGGGCGATGCGGTGCTGGACGAGTACGAGAAGGTCGAGAGCATCCGCAAGGCCTCGGCCCAAGCCATGGCCGAGGTGTCCACGCGGCACGGCCAACTGCTCAAGACACTGCGCCTGGCCGACTGGAGCAGCATCGGTGAATACGTGGATGCGCTCACGCAGCTGGGCCAGCTGCGCGGCCAGCTCATGGCCACGCGTGACCTGCGCTACGTGGACCAGGCCGCCATCGATGCGATGGTGCAGGGTGCCAGCGAAGCCCAGGCCGATGTTTCCCGGCGCACGGCCGGCTTCATCGCCACCGAACAGGCCATGCAGCCCTATGTGGAGCAGTTGCAGGCCCTGGACCAGGCCGCGCAGGCGGCGGCCACCGTGGTGCAGATCAACGAACCGCTGGCACGCATGGCCGAGATGGCCGCCGCGCTGGACATGCTGTCCGAACTCATGGGCAGCCTGTCCATCGACGATGCCACGCAGCGCACCCAGGTGGTGGACCGGATCTCGGCCATCTACGCGCGCCTGAACCAGGTGCGCGCGCGCGCCGAGCAGCGCAGGTCGAGCCTGGGCGGCGCCGAGAATGTGGCCCAGTTCGCAGCCCAGCTGGCGCTGTTCTCGCAGAGCATCGTCAGCGCGCTGGGGCTGGCGCAGACCCCCGAGAAATGCGACGAGCAGCTCGCGCGGCTGCTGGTGCAGCTGGAGGAGATCGAAAGCCGCTTTGGCGAGCACGAGCAGTTCCTCGGCGACATCATGGCCAAGCGCGAGGAGGTGCTCGAAAGCTTCGAGGCGCGCCGCCAGGCGCTGCAGGATGAGCGCCAGCGCAAGGCGCAGGGTGTGCTGGATGCGGCGCTGCGCATCGTGCAAAGCCTGCCCAAGCGCACCGAGAAACTCGCCAGCGCCGAGGCCCTGCATGCCTTTTTCGCGGGCGATCCGCTGATCACCAAGCTCAAGGAGCTGGCCCAGCGCCTGCGGGAGCAACTGCATGACCCGGTCAAGGCCGACGACATCGACGGCCGCGTCAAGAACCTGCGCGACCAGGCGTTTCGCGTGCTGCAGGACCGCACCGAGCTGTACGAAGGCGATGGCGCCATCATCCGCCTGGGCCGCCACCGTTTCAGCGTGGGCGACCAGGCGCTGGAGCTGACCCTGCTGCCGCGCAACGGCGAACTGTTCCTGCACCTGGTCGGCACCGAGTATTTCGAACCCGTGGACAACCCGGAGCTGGCCGCCCTGCAGGCCTACTGGGATGCTTCCACGCCGGCCGAATCGCCGCAGTTCTACCGGGGCGAATACCTGGCGCTGGAAGTGGTGCTGGCCGCGCGCCAGCGCCGTGACGGCTGGAGCGAGGCCCGGCTGGGCCAGTTGCTGCCCGACGAGGCGGCGCTGACCCAGGCCATCCGCGAATTCTCCGCGCCGCGCTACCGCGAAGGCTATGAGCGCGGCATCCACGACCATGACGCAGCCCGCATCCTGCAGGTGCTGCTGCCCCTGCGCGATGCCGCCGGCGTGCTGCGCTTTGCGCCCGACGCCCGCGCGCTGGCCCTGCTGTTCTGGAGCGCACAGGCCCAGGTGCAGCAGCCGCAGCTGGCCGCCGCCATGGCGCAGTGGCCGCTGCGCGCCCAGCAGGCCCAGGCCATGCAGCAGATGTTCGGCAGCGAGGCCGAACAGCTCAGCCTGCGCGCCGACATTTCCGAGCGCCTGCGCGCCTATGCCGAGGAGCGGGGCCTGCTGCGCGACCTGCTGCCGGGCCAGGCGGCACCTGCAGACAGCGAGATCGACAGCCTGATCCACGGCGCCGCCGACTACCTGCAGGCCGAGCTGGCACAAAAGGCCGTGCGCTTTTCCTTCTCCAGCTACAGCCAGTCGGCCATTGCCGCGCTGCAGGCCGCCGTTCAGCAGCAGGCCCAGCCGCTGCAGCGCTGGGAAGAGATACAGGCCTATTGGCAGGGCGAGGACCGGCACGACAAGGGCGTGGCGCCGCTGGCCGAGCGCTGGCGCAGCGCGCTGCACTGGCTGCAGACCGCCTGCCGCGCGCTGGGCGAGGAACAGACGACGGCCTGGCTGGCCTACTGCGGCGAGGCTGCCGCCTGGCTGTGCTGTGCCGGCCAGTTGCCCTGCAAGGTCAGCAGCGTGGATCTGCGCCATGAAGTGCCGGGCCTGCTGGGCCAGCATCCGCGCATTGCGGACGGCCGCATGTGGCTGCAGATCGACGACCTGGGCCAGCGCGCCGCGCGCCACTACCGCTGCTTCGTTCCCGGATTCGGGCGCTACCAGGCGCTGCGCCAGCAAGTGCTGGGCGACTGGCGGTCGCGCATGCGGGTGGAGGAATTCAAGGCCCGGCCGCTGTCGTCCTTCGTGCGCAACCGGCTCATCAACGAGATCTACCTGCCCGTCATCGGCGACAACCTGGCCAAGCAGATCGGCGTGGCCGGCGAGAACAAGCGCACCGACCAGATGGGCCTGCTGATGATGATCTCGCCGCCAGGCTACGGCAAGACCACGCTGATGGAGTACGTGGCCAACCGCCTGGGCCTGATCTTCATGAAGATCAACGGCCCGGCGCTGGGCCACTCCGTGCGCTCGCTGGACCCGGCCCAGGCGCCGGACGCCACGGCCGCCAAGGAGCTGGAAAAGCTCAACCTGGCGCTGGAGATGGCCAACAACGTGATGCTGTACATCGACGACATCCAGCACACGCACCCCGAGTTCCTGCAGAAGTTCATCTCGCTGTCGGACGGCACGCGCCGCATCGAGGGCGTGTGGCGGGGCCAGACCCGAACGCACGACATGCGCGGCAAGCGCTTTTGCGTGGTCATGTCGGGCAACCCGTACACCGAGTCGGGCGAGGTCTTCAAGATCCCCGACATGCTGGCCAACCGTGCCGACATCTACAACCTGGGCGACGTGCTCGGCGGCATGCAGGAGGTGTTCAAGCTCAGCTACATCGAAAACAGCATGACCTCCAACGCCGTGCTGGCGCCCATGGCCACGCGCAGCCTGCAGGACCTGTACCTGCTGCTGGACAAGGCGCAGGGCCGGGAGGTCTCGGGCAATGCGCTGTCGCACGACTATTCATCGGCCGAGCTGCGCGAGATCGAGGCCGTGCTGGCCCGTATGGTGCAGGTGCGCGAACTGGTGTTCAAGGTCAACCAGCAGTACATCCAGAGCGCCGCGCAGGACGACGGCTACCGCACCGAGCCGGCCTTCCGTCTGCAGGGCAGCTACCGCAACATGAACAAGCTGGCCGAGAAGATCACGCCCGTGATGAACGACCAGGAAATGCAGCAGATGCTGGCCGACCACTACCAGGGCGAAGCGCAGATGCTGACCACGGGCGCCGAGGAGAACCTGCTCAAGCTCGCCGAGCTGCGCGGTGCCATGGGGCCGGAGGAAGCGGCGCGCTGGCAGCAGATCAAACAGCAGTTCCTGCGCCGCCAGGCCGCTGGCGGCGCCAATGCCGATGCCGCCACGCGCGTGACGGCGCAGCTGGTCGATCTCGTGGCCGCCACGCGCGAGCTGGCCCAGGCCCGGCCGCAGGACAGCGCAGGCGAGGCGGCCAGCCGGTACCATGAGGACAGGCAGGCGGCAGCGGGGCAGGCCGCCCAGCTGCACGCATTGCTGGCCCGCCTGCTGCAGACGCAAGATGCGGCCGGCGATTCGCTCCAGGGCATACGCGAACTGCTGGCGCTGAAGGCACAGGCGACGCCCGCCGAACCCATTCGCGCGGCCATCGATCCCGCCGAGGAGCGACAACGCTCGGGCCAGATGTGGGGCCAGTTGCTCGCGCAATCACTGGCGCCCCTGGTCACCCATCTGGAGCAGGCGCGCCGCCAGCAACTGGGGCTGCACCGCGTGCTGATGCAGGTGGCCACGCGCATGCAGGAGCAGATCGACGCCCAGCGCACGGGGCGGCCCGTGCCCGCGGGGGCCATACGCTCCGAGGAGATCGACAAGGCCTTCGAGCGCATGGAGCGCGGGGACGCAGCGTCCGCGCAGTAG
- a CDS encoding LysE family translocator, producing the protein MTLAHWLLFCGVSLVISFTPGPAVLLAISNSMDVGAKRTAWSSLGSSAGIFMVSGLAMVGMGAVLSLSANAFLVMKVAGAMYLIWLGVKRWRSKEALIGDDAGLPPTERRERKNWQLVAQGLGVSLTNPKSILFFSALFPQFVVPDAPLLTQYLLLTTTFAACALISHAFYVALISLVKGHVQAHAKLFNRIVGATFIALGLSLLKARHRMA; encoded by the coding sequence ATGACTCTCGCGCACTGGCTGCTTTTTTGCGGCGTCTCCCTTGTGATCTCCTTCACTCCCGGCCCGGCCGTCTTGCTGGCGATATCGAACTCCATGGATGTCGGCGCGAAGCGCACGGCATGGAGTTCGCTGGGCAGCTCGGCGGGCATTTTCATGGTGTCGGGGCTGGCAATGGTCGGCATGGGCGCCGTGCTAAGCCTGTCGGCCAATGCCTTCCTGGTCATGAAGGTGGCCGGTGCCATGTACCTGATCTGGCTGGGCGTCAAGCGCTGGCGCAGCAAGGAGGCCTTGATAGGCGACGACGCTGGCCTCCCCCCCACGGAGCGGCGCGAGCGCAAGAACTGGCAACTGGTGGCACAGGGGCTGGGCGTGTCGCTGACCAATCCCAAGTCCATCCTGTTCTTCTCGGCGCTGTTCCCGCAGTTCGTCGTGCCGGACGCGCCGCTGCTCACCCAGTACCTGCTGCTGACCACGACGTTCGCGGCCTGTGCACTGATCTCGCACGCCTTCTATGTCGCGCTGATCTCGCTGGTCAAAGGGCATGTCCAGGCCCATGCAAAGCTGTTCAACCGCATCGTGGGCGCAACCTTCATCGCGCTGGGCCTGAGCCTGTTGAAAGCCCGGCACAGGATGGCCTGA
- a CDS encoding TonB-dependent siderophore receptor, producing the protein MHTSPLRATALAALSLTTAMLLQSPLAQAAGTAGTSSPKTYQVQAGPLGPALMAFAAQAGVSLGMDLDRLKGLSAPGMSGAFSIDEGFAYLLGNTGLAVRRVSPGNYLLETQPVAAPGPEAVRDALELAPVTVTARTQNNLVAPSRQVSILEAEEVQQLRQGSDSLATLLSKVVPGMADSSHTITDYGQTLRGRNMLILVDGVPLNTNRDSSRNLANINPVDVEQIEVLRGSSAIYGSGAAGGVVSIRTKRPSGEAKAQTIVTGSAPLSKLRGAGLGGEVQHYLSGGGEVVDYSVSLGGRHVGGSYDANGNRIAPEPSQGDLFDSSVYNASAKVGFKLDATQRLQLSASHYNANQDTDYASDPSVARLPAGTASARPIRGLVLSDQNQIRNTMLGLDYENRDFAGSTLAAQLYYRDFYTRFAPFDARAVPVRGANVDQSMQNSDVFGGRLTLKTPLGKDRNSLLIWGADFNHERTDMPIDIFDPKAYDASGGLVFHKIGRLMYMPPVTTRSLGAFAQLQHKFNDRWSAEGGVRHDRAQASFDDFTPLSQSRAPSPQSVAGGTVKYGAWTYNLGTVFTPVKGQEFYASYSQGFELPDIGVVVRNANLGFNIGNSNLQAVKTHTAEIGWRGKFSNVVANLGAFQSRSDLGGVQSFNNGLTLLRTKEKIHGLEGGLDYFSEDDRWSAGGSFTWMKGRELPQGAGSYQDMTGYRIPPLKLTAYVEYRPDSHWSHRVQATSYASRDYRLDGKTSFGRHDTKGYTTVDLISQWKIDPKNRVSLGVENLLNRSYFPLYSQLLRSNNNMSRLPAAGTVLRISYAHTW; encoded by the coding sequence ATGCACACCAGCCCCTTGCGCGCCACGGCCCTGGCCGCCCTCTCCCTGACCACGGCAATGCTCCTGCAATCGCCCCTGGCCCAGGCCGCCGGCACGGCCGGCACCAGCTCGCCAAAGACCTACCAGGTTCAGGCGGGGCCGCTCGGCCCGGCCCTGATGGCCTTTGCCGCGCAGGCGGGTGTCAGCCTGGGCATGGACCTGGACCGGCTCAAAGGCTTGAGCGCGCCAGGCATGTCGGGGGCATTTTCCATTGACGAAGGATTCGCCTACCTGCTCGGGAACACAGGCCTTGCTGTACGCAGGGTGAGCCCGGGCAACTATCTGCTGGAGACGCAGCCCGTTGCAGCGCCCGGGCCCGAGGCCGTGCGCGATGCGCTGGAGCTGGCCCCCGTCACGGTGACGGCGCGCACGCAGAACAACCTCGTGGCCCCATCCCGTCAGGTAAGCATTCTCGAGGCCGAGGAAGTGCAGCAACTGCGCCAGGGCTCGGACAGCCTTGCCACCTTGCTCAGCAAGGTGGTCCCGGGCATGGCGGACTCCAGCCACACCATCACCGACTACGGCCAGACGCTGCGCGGGCGCAACATGCTGATCCTGGTCGATGGCGTTCCGTTGAACACCAATCGGGACTCCTCGAGAAATCTCGCCAACATCAATCCGGTGGATGTCGAGCAGATCGAGGTTCTGCGCGGCAGCAGCGCCATCTACGGAAGCGGTGCGGCCGGCGGGGTTGTCTCCATCCGCACCAAACGCCCGTCCGGAGAGGCCAAGGCACAAACCATCGTGACGGGTTCCGCTCCGCTATCCAAGCTGCGAGGCGCCGGGCTCGGCGGTGAAGTGCAGCACTACCTTTCTGGAGGCGGCGAGGTGGTCGACTACTCGGTGAGCCTGGGGGGCAGGCATGTCGGCGGATCCTACGATGCCAATGGCAACCGCATTGCACCGGAGCCCAGCCAGGGTGATCTGTTCGACTCCAGCGTCTACAACGCCTCGGCCAAGGTCGGCTTCAAGCTCGATGCCACCCAACGACTGCAGTTGTCGGCCAGCCACTACAACGCCAACCAGGACACAGACTATGCGTCCGACCCTTCGGTGGCACGGCTGCCGGCCGGCACGGCGTCAGCCAGGCCGATCAGGGGGCTGGTGCTGTCCGATCAGAACCAGATCAGGAACACCATGCTCGGACTCGATTACGAGAACCGTGATTTTGCCGGCAGCACGCTGGCCGCACAGCTCTACTACCGGGACTTCTACACGCGCTTCGCACCGTTCGACGCCCGTGCGGTGCCGGTCCGAGGTGCCAATGTGGACCAGTCCATGCAGAACTCCGACGTCTTCGGGGGGCGCCTGACCCTCAAGACGCCTCTGGGCAAGGACAGGAACAGCCTGCTGATCTGGGGCGCCGACTTCAATCACGAGCGCACCGACATGCCCATCGACATCTTCGACCCCAAGGCCTATGACGCCAGCGGAGGGCTTGTCTTCCACAAGATCGGCCGCCTGATGTACATGCCCCCCGTCACCACCCGCAGCCTTGGCGCGTTTGCCCAGTTGCAGCACAAGTTCAACGATCGGTGGTCGGCAGAGGGTGGCGTGCGCCATGACCGCGCACAGGCCAGCTTCGACGATTTCACGCCACTGTCCCAATCAAGGGCGCCCAGCCCCCAATCCGTGGCGGGTGGTACCGTGAAATACGGTGCATGGACCTACAACCTGGGCACCGTTTTCACACCGGTCAAGGGGCAGGAGTTCTATGCGTCCTACAGCCAGGGCTTCGAGCTGCCCGATATCGGGGTGGTGGTGCGCAATGCGAACCTGGGCTTCAACATTGGCAACTCCAACCTGCAAGCGGTCAAGACCCATACCGCCGAGATAGGTTGGCGCGGCAAGTTCTCCAATGTCGTCGCCAACCTGGGCGCTTTCCAGTCGCGCTCCGATCTTGGCGGCGTGCAGAGCTTCAACAACGGGCTCACCCTGCTTCGGACCAAGGAGAAAATCCACGGCCTGGAAGGTGGCCTGGACTACTTCAGCGAGGACGACCGCTGGAGCGCCGGCGGCAGCTTCACCTGGATGAAGGGGCGAGAGTTGCCGCAGGGCGCTGGCAGCTATCAGGACATGACCGGCTACCGGATTCCGCCACTGAAGCTGACCGCCTATGTCGAGTACCGGCCGGATTCCCACTGGAGCCACCGGGTCCAGGCGACCTCCTACGCATCCAGGGACTACCGCCTGGACGGAAAAACCAGCTTCGGCCGCCATGACACCAAGGGCTACACCACGGTGGACCTGATCAGCCAATGGAAGATCGACCCGAAGAACCGCGTGTCTCTGGGCGTGGAGAACCTCCTGAACCGCAGCTACTTCCCCCTCTACAGCCAATTGCTTCGCAGCAACAACAACATGAGCCGCCTGCCCGCGGCGGGAACCGTGCTGAGGATCAGCTACGCGCACACCTGGTGA
- a CDS encoding FecR domain-containing protein, producing the protein MSVADPRILDEAARWLARRHASDFSEVEQTALTRWRNQSSQHEHVWQHAQQLQDRMGSVPAAVGMAVLNRSRPKGTRRHVLRAAALAAATPALGWLACQHMPWREWTADYRTAKGEQRTLTLADGSRVLLNTDSAISVRLDREARYISHHAGEILVETSHATEYAALPFIVQTADGRMQALGTRFIVRKHGHGTTLSVLEGAVRVMPADSPAPWVVNAGEQLDFDGRGAGPVMPLAIRPDAWTQGVLHAENLPLRDFLAEIGRYRQGLLGCDAEVADLRVSGSYQLRDTDGILALLENSLPVRVRTRTRYWVTITRR; encoded by the coding sequence ATGTCGGTTGCCGATCCACGCATCCTCGATGAAGCGGCCCGCTGGCTGGCCCGCAGGCATGCCTCCGACTTCAGCGAGGTCGAGCAGACCGCTCTGACACGATGGCGCAACCAGAGCTCCCAGCATGAGCATGTCTGGCAACATGCCCAGCAGCTGCAGGATCGCATGGGTTCGGTGCCCGCCGCGGTCGGCATGGCTGTCCTGAATCGGAGCCGCCCGAAAGGCACGCGCCGCCATGTGCTGCGTGCGGCGGCCCTGGCAGCAGCCACTCCTGCGCTGGGATGGCTTGCCTGTCAGCACATGCCCTGGCGGGAGTGGACGGCCGACTACAGGACAGCCAAGGGCGAGCAGCGCACACTCACGCTGGCCGATGGCAGCCGGGTGCTGCTCAATACGGACTCTGCCATCAGCGTGCGCCTGGACCGCGAGGCGCGGTACATCAGCCACCACGCGGGAGAAATTCTCGTAGAGACGTCGCACGCCACGGAGTACGCCGCCCTGCCCTTCATCGTGCAGACGGCGGACGGCCGGATGCAGGCGCTTGGCACACGGTTCATCGTGCGCAAGCATGGGCACGGCACCACCTTGTCGGTGCTGGAAGGTGCCGTGCGTGTCATGCCTGCCGACTCCCCTGCCCCGTGGGTGGTGAACGCCGGCGAGCAACTGGATTTCGATGGCCGCGGCGCCGGCCCGGTGATGCCGCTGGCCATCCGGCCGGATGCCTGGACGCAGGGCGTGCTCCATGCGGAGAACCTGCCGCTGCGGGATTTCCTCGCAGAGATTGGCCGCTATCGCCAAGGCCTGCTGGGCTGCGATGCAGAGGTGGCCGACCTGCGCGTTTCGGGCAGCTACCAGCTTCGCGATACGGATGGCATCCTGGCCCTGCTGGAGAACAGCCTGCCGGTGCGCGTGCGCACGCGCACCCGGTACTGGGTGACGATCACGCGCCGCTAG
- a CDS encoding sigma-70 family RNA polymerase sigma factor, which translates to MYVQHNHWLVAWLQRKLGNRSDAADLAQDTFTRIWAGAKGEAIVEIHEPRAYLTTVARRLLVNHLERRSLEQAYLASLHLLPQACAPSVEARAILLETLQELDALLDALPAKVRTAFLMSQLEGLSYEEIAAQMQLSVRTVTRYMAQGFRQCLQVMLHG; encoded by the coding sequence ATGTACGTCCAGCACAATCACTGGCTGGTCGCATGGTTGCAGCGCAAGCTGGGCAATCGCAGCGATGCGGCGGATCTGGCCCAGGACACCTTCACACGCATCTGGGCCGGCGCAAAAGGCGAAGCGATAGTAGAGATCCATGAGCCCAGGGCCTACCTGACGACGGTGGCCAGGCGGTTGCTGGTCAATCACCTGGAGCGCCGCTCGCTGGAGCAGGCCTATCTGGCATCCCTGCATCTGCTGCCGCAGGCCTGTGCGCCGTCGGTGGAGGCCCGCGCCATCCTTCTGGAGACCTTGCAGGAGCTGGATGCACTTCTCGATGCATTGCCCGCCAAGGTGCGCACGGCGTTTCTGATGTCCCAACTGGAAGGACTGTCCTACGAGGAGATCGCCGCACAGATGCAGTTGAGCGTACGCACGGTGACACGCTACATGGCGCAGGGCTTTCGCCAATGCCTGCAAGTGATGCTCCACGGCTGA